In Pochonia chlamydosporia 170 chromosome 3, whole genome shotgun sequence, the following are encoded in one genomic region:
- a CDS encoding complex I intermediate-associated protein 30 (similar to Metarhizium robertsii ARSEF 23 XP_007819912.1), whose protein sequence is MRVTTPLLGKGLLGRSMDELRRRTSIALKMEAVKGPLGPRALYEFNSAESIRDCILMSDNLIGGSSKSHLDFISSDTNSPAKNTNSSPSSYARFHGQISTSLPADRLNIQRSGYAAFRTPDQAPTVFGRSVWDIDPYAYLALRIKSDGRSYFVNLQTEAVEPTDLHQHRLFAKRPGQWETIMIKWNDFVRTNHGFVVEPQTEILRQRVRTVGIGLTDRVEGPFELCIERVWATNEVSEGATVVDSGGSELKNKKGEKIQW, encoded by the exons ATGAGGGTCACCACACCACTTCTGGGAAAGGGCCTGCTAGGCCGCAGCATGGATGAGCTGCGAAGGCGCACTAGCATCG CGCTGAAGATGGAAGCAGTGAAAGGGCCGCTTGGCCCTCGTGCATTGTACGAATTCAACAGCGCCGAATCGATACGAGATTGTATCCTCATGTCCGACAACTTGATTGGCGGCTCTTCAAAAAGCCACCTCGACTTCATATCTTCCGACACCAACTCTCCCGCAAAGAACACCAACtcctcaccatcatcatACGCCCGCTTCCACGGCCAAATATCTACCTCCCTCCCTGCGGATCGACTGAACATCCAGCGCAGCGGATACGCTGCCTTTCGCACACCCGACCAAGCACCGACTGTATTCGGCCGATCGGTCTGGGATATTGACCCCTATGCGTATTTGGCCCTGCGGATCAAGTCAGATGGGAGGTCGTACTTTGTCAATCTGCAGACTGAGGCGGTGGAACCTACGGatctgcatcaacatcgcTTGTTTGCCAAACGGCCTGGTCAATGGGAGACTATTATGATTAAATGGAATGATTTTGTGAGGACGAACCACGGATTTGTGGTGGAGCCACAGACGGAGATTTTGAGACAGAGAGTGAGGACTGTTGGTATTGGGTTGACGGATCGTGTGGAGGGCCCGTTTGAGCTGTGTATAGAGAGGGTGTGGGCTACGAATGAGGTTTCTGAGGGGGCGACGGTGGTTGATTCGGGAGGAAGTGAGTTGAAGAATAAGAAGGGGGAGAAGATTCAGTGGTAG
- a CDS encoding tim44-like domain-containing protein, producing MASLTPTWRAGASHPIRRAIRRPLIIPTPRHYASMVGRNKIIREMDRASRQSSNKMAKEQSMSNMQKLANAEYFKDGGGPLFPGTFVSLPLSQYPKSPSDFLTYQISRMKHWLICATSVLNFKLKSMPNWTTRPKWKARRGKIAPTAKAMYREMMEAFAAGDKATLNKICLGAFAKTLNAAIDRRDPKERVRFEVVKYNKGLFYPKLMSHQIHEVNPFDKTLMTEQAVVGIASTQQLSKVSAVTGQTIPGSLKLQDKIEYVVLSRQANQKTFETTPWRIWGTTSVTTLDAYLREKAVIDKEQARRAGWTDSASK from the exons ATGGCGTCGCTAACACCAACATGGCGGGCCGGCGCCTCACACCCAATTCGACGTGCCATCAGGAGACCCTTGATCATACCAACCCCGAGACATTATGCATCTATGGTCGGCAGAAACAAGATTATTCGAGAGATGGACCGCGCTTCTCGCCAGAGCtcaaacaaaatggccaaagAGCAAAGCATGTCGAATATGCAAAAGCTTGCAAATGCCGAATATTTCAAAGACGGAGGTGGCCCTCTGTTTCCAG GCACATTCGTCTCCCTCCCGCTATCGCAATACCCCAAATCCCCATCCGACTTCCTCACATACCAAATCTCCCGCATGAAGCACTGGCTCATCTGCGCGACCTCAGTCCTCAACTTCAAGCTCAAATCGATGCCCAACTGGACGACACGACCGAAATGGAAAGCCCGCCGCGGCAAGATTGCACCGACCGCGAAAGCCATGTACCGCGAGATGATGGAAGCCTTTGCCGCAGGAGACAAAGCCACCCTCAACAAGATCTGCCTCGGCGCATTCGCCAAGACGCTCAACGCAGCCATTGACCGTCGGGATCCCAAGGAACGGGTACGCTTCGAAGTAGTCAAGTACAACAAGGGGCTTTTCTACCCCAAGTTGATGTCTCACCAGATTCACGAGGTCAACCCGTTTGACAAGACCTTGATGACGGAACAGGCTGTCGTGGGGATTGCGTCGACGCAGCAGTTATCGAAGGTTAGTGCTGTCACGGGGCAGACGATCCCGGGGAGCTTGAAGCTGCAGGATAAGATTGAGTACGTCGTGCTGTCGAGACAGGCGAACCAGAAGACTTTTGAGACTACGCCTTGGCGGATATGGGGGACTACCTCTGTGACGACCCTGGACGCATACCTGCGGGAGAAGGCTGTTATAGATAAAGAGCAGGCTAGACGGGCGGGTTGGACTGATTCAGCTTCGAAATGA
- a CDS encoding urea transport protein (similar to Scheffersomyces stipitis CBS 6054 XP_001385148.1), translating to MGQPSFQASNAIIYLTYGAFLVLGTGIAWRMRNQSKQDFLNSNGTQSALGAGILFSYPELATITGVQGVIIYALASALPMLLFGALGPIIRRKCPEGFVLTEWTRQRYGTVAMLYLSFMTLVTLFLYMVAELSALGQVVSTLTGIDSLPVIIVECVITTIYTSLGGFKISFLTDVVQGGMVVGLIIIATITVGAKTDIQRDLIDSSHLLEPSLLGWQLLYILPVAVFTNDFFLSNFWLRTFSSRSDKDLWIGVSIAMVTILCILTLVGCTGLIAAWSGAWPGEPAQAGSLAFFLLLERLPNWVVGIILVMVVSLSTAAFDSLQSAMVSSASNDLFRNRLNIWYIRGMVVLIIIPVVVVALRASSILQIYLISDLLSAATIPVLCLGLSDRLYWWRGFEVVVGGLGGILTVFIFGAIYYGDAKEGAQLLLLENGLYANDWSAFGAFVAAPFGGLLWGFGALALRLSFQYIKAKIRHERFDALDRPLMTRTVSDSDVPRETVVTSTKAGKFF from the exons ATGGGCCAACCGTCTTTTCAGGCATCCAATGCCATCATCTATCTCACATATGGAGCCTTCCT CGTTCTGGGAACAGGAATCGCTTGGCGGATGAGAAACCAGTCCAAGCAGGATTTCTTGAATAGCAATGGAACACAGAGTG CCCTCGGAGCTGGTATTCTCTTCTCCTACCCTGAGCTCGCAACCATCACCGGTGTTCAGGGAGTCATCATTTACGCCTTGGCTTCGGCATTGCCAATGCTCCTTTTTGGAGCTCTCGGACCTATTATCCGTCGCAAATGTCCCGAAGGCTTCGTCTTGACAGAGTGGACGAGACAGCGATATGGAACCGTTGCAATGCTCTACCTCAGCTTCATGACCTTGGTTACCTTGTTCCTGTACATGGTCGCAGAGTTGTCTGCTCTCGGTCAAGTTGTTAGCACATTGACCGGAATCGACAGCCTGCCAGTCATCATCGTTGAATgcgtcatcaccaccatctaTACTT CCTTGGGTGGATTCAAAATCTCGTTTTTGACAGACGTCGTCCAAGGCGGGATGGTTGTTGGCCTCATCATTATTGCCACCATCACTGTTGGTGCCAAGACAGATATCCAGCGCGACCTTATCGATTCGTCGCACCTCCTGGAACCCAGTCTTCTGGGCTGGCAGCTCCTGTACATTTTGCCTGTTGCCGTTTTCACCAACGACTTCTTCCTGTCCAACTTCTGGCTTCGAACATTCTCCTCGAGATCTGATAAGGACCTATGGATCGGTGTGTCCATTGCCATGGTCACCATTCTATGCATCCTCACGCTTGTCGGCTGTACCGGTCTGATTGCTGCTTGGAGTGGCGCATGGCCAGGTGAACCAGCGCAGGCGGGCTCATTGGCATTCTTCTTGCTACTTGAGCGGTTGCCCAACTGGGTTGTTGGCATTATCCTCGTCATGGTTGTATCCCTCAGTACCGCTGCCTTTGATAGTTTGCAGTCTGCCATGGTGTCTTCGGCCTCCAATGACTTGTTCCGCAACCGCCTCAACATCTGGTACATCCGTGGGATGGTCGtgctcatcatcatcccTGTCGTGGTTGTCGCACTGCGGGCATCGTCTATCCTACAGATTTATCTCATCAGCGATCTCCTCTCCGCAGCTACCATCCCCGTCCTGTGTCTCGGACTCAGCGACAGACTCTACTGGTGGCGTGGGTTTGAAGTCGTTGTCGGTGGCCTGGGTGGAATCTTGAcagtcttcatctttggaGCTATTTACTATGGCGATGCCAAGGAAGGCgctcaacttcttctgcttgagaATGGTCTGTACGCCAATGATTGGAGCGCGTTTGGCGCATTCGTCGCTGCCCCTTTTGGTGGGCTCCTCTGGGGCTTTGGTGCTCTTGCGCTGCGCTTGTCTTTCCAGTatatcaaggccaagattcgCCATGAGCGATTTGATGCCCTGGATCGACCACTGATGACTCGCACGGTCAGCGACTCGGATGTGCCGCGTGAGACTGTGGTCACGTCCACAAAGGCTGGCAAGTTCTTTTAA
- a CDS encoding RNA-binding protein (similar to Metarhizium acridum CQMa 102 XP_007811683.1), with translation MATARENFRPMRKASSHDHLGSPSPLRDGGVSLGIRYASARASPTPIAHRNQRKTASDDGTPKSTSSSAFLVGSSVDDDIFTEASSEAPLIPSTTGADSQLQVFDNSPTRIDAQGIYPGTACMFVANLSQPHEDKVLEFEVTKEFSKFGEVWVKIKRDVYQMPYAFCQFTNDHDAQKAEKLGKGMKILGRPCRTEMARAQSSFLVSKKNGMPTTIAEATHLLSQLGEVAKGEFVDDDAQRSLGVPPSVLVTYKMYDSRREPVRYFSQNQTYTVVANNPKRNNDIASAASKWDGGDALMKKYDRDRRSAYVGNLPPEMTETVLRALASSSGEVLGVQNGTDIDGRSVRVERKHSRTFETPRRETMPRNCWSTLPRRRIASTFLPAPIHNADDDTSVIENVTSHHQATTYNKTFSCRPSRRPRQTIFNVDTSVGKAMASQNPEQVPEQAESGHELPLTPTHHRVRGPNSPSKKSVEFELPNGARPGVRPHTPPGITANGDSHVVAPNNSGHSSGPVAAASSSHAPSYQSSTGLMMPPPSFGWAPFYQSYPQGYSYMAGPFTPHHQGNEGMMQPYMTPPYPTHPMFYNNMMMPAPPMMATPPGPPVQHSGAGQNNDAASEYNPHKAE, from the exons ATGGCAACTGCCAGAGAAAACTTCCGGCCCATGAGGAAGGCATCGTCTCATGACCATCTGGGGTCTCCCAGTCCGCTGCGTGATGGCGGTGTTT CCCTCGGTATACGATATGCAAGTGCCAGAGCATCTCCGACACCCATTGCGCA TCGCAATCAGCGCAAAACGGCTTCAGATGATGGGACGCCTAAATCTACCAG CTCGTCGGCTTTCCTCGTAGGCTCcagtgttgatgatgatattTTTACTGAGGCATCATCCGAGGCTCCTCTCATACCATCAACAACTGGCGCAGACTCCCAGCTGCAGGTGTTTGACAATTCTCCGACCAGAATCGATGCTCAGGGAATATACCCCGGCACAGCTTGCATGTTCGTTGCGAA CCTGTCTCAACCCCATGAGGACAAAGTCCTTGAGTTCGAAGTGACCAAGGAGTTCAGCAAATTCGGAGAAGTTTGGGTGAAAATCAAAAGAGATGTCTATCAAATGCCTTATGCATTTTGCCAGTTCACA AACGATCATGATGCTCAGAAGGCAGAGAAACTGGGAAAGGGCATGAAGATTTTGGGACGACCATGTCGAACCGAAATGGCCCGCGCTCAAT CTTCCTTTCTTGTCTCCAAGAAAAACGGTATGCCAACAACCATTGCTGAGGCAACGCAtcttctcagccagcttgGTGAGGTTGCCAAAGGCGAATTTGTGGATGACGACGCACAACGCTCTCTTGGCGTTCCACCTTCCGTCTTAGTCACATACAAGATGTATGATTCCAGACGCGAGCCAGTTCGG TACTTCTCTCAAAACCAGACGTATACTGTCGTGGCGAATAACCCAAAGCGCAATAACGACATTGCATCTGCCGCGTCCAAGTgggatggcggtgatgctttgatgaagaagtatGACAGGGATCGGCGCTCTGCGTATGTTGGCAACCTTCCTCCAGAGATGACTGAAACCGTTCTTCGCGCTCTTGCTAGCTCCAGCGGAGAAGTATTGGGAGTACAG AATGGTACCGACATTGATGGTAGATCTGTCCGCGTGGAGCGTAAGCATTCTCGAACATTTGAGACTCCACGACGTGAAACCATGCCTCGAAACTGCTGGTCTACGCTCCCGAGACGTCGCATTGCTAGCACCTTTTTGCCAGCTCCTATTCATAATGCTGATGATGATACATCTGTGATTGAGAATGTTACGTCTCATCACCAGGCTACAACTTACAACAAGACTTTCTCTTGCAGACCTAGCAGACGTCCACGTCAGACCATCTTTAACGTTGACACCTCGGTTGGCAAAGCAATGGCTTCCCAGAATCCTGAGCAAGTTCCAGAGCAAGCTGAATCAGGCCATGAGCTGCCATTGACTCCAACACATCACAGAGTTCGGGGTCCTAACTCACCAAGCAAGAAGTCCGTTGAGTTCGAATTGCCCAACGGCGCTCGCCCCGGGGTTCGGCCGCACACTCCTCCAGGTATCACCGCAAACGGGGACTCACACGTGGTAGCTCCGAATAATTCGGGTCATAGCTCCGGGCCGGTTGCAGCTGCCAGCAGTAGCCATGCCCCCTCATACCAGTCCAGCACGGGTTTGATGATGCCGCCCCCCTCGTTTGGATGGGCGCCGTTCTACCAGTCTTATCCCCAAGGCTATTCTTACATGGCAGGGCCCTTCACTCCTCACCATCAGGGCAACGAGGGGATGATGCAGCCCTATATGACTCCCCCATACCCAACTCATCCCATGTTCTACAAtaacatgatgatgccagcaccacctATGATGGCTACTCCCCCCGGTCCACCAGTGCAACATTCCGGTGCAGGACAGAACAATGATGCTGCCTCAGAATACAATCCCCACAAGGCGGAGTAA
- a CDS encoding alpha/beta hydrolase fold protein (similar to Metarhizium acridum CQMa 102 XP_007811682.1), which produces MEEEKEKEKKTELKWAANKKSPRFQLTWQLRPVKLPTSYVFPSSTNVFFIFISPHEDLLLIESCLGATHSHKSIGHDHITGMAASTEGSLVQLRDGARLYVKILGDNDKSKQLVVVLHGGPGVADHREPEASFGFLSSRFRVLVYDARGSGRSDLKGPYTHDRWAADIDELRIWAGSEPIILAAGSYGGCIALEYAIKYPNHVSALILRGIWASGPKGAMYRLKSVLTSPRVKVDPDRQYRSWTGTLQNNNDLLASVTEISPIYTTEKPKSSSTPTFLDPRKLILHYETHNFAMSYNQPRYDVRPKLGDISAPTLILVGRHDHVAPVEFSEEIHGLMQNSQLTVFENSSHGPPTEEPETFQQRVNMFLDYYRL; this is translated from the exons atggaggaggagaaggagaaggagaaaaagaCAGAGCTCAAGTGGGcggccaacaagaaaagTCCCCGCTTCCAATTGACATGGCAGTTGCGACCTGTTAAATTGCCTACTTCTTACGtttttccttcttccacAAATGTGTTCTTTATCTTCATCTCTCCTCACGAGGACCTCTTGCTCATTGAATCTTGTTTAGGCGCAACCCACAGTCACAAAAGTATTGGGCACGATCACATCACCGGAATGGCCGCGAGCACCGAAGGCTCCCTCGTCCAGCTACGCGATGGAGCTCGCTTATACGTTAAAATATTGGGGGACAACGACAAGTCTAAACAGCTGGTGGTTGTTCTGCACGGGGGCCCTGGTGTAGCTGACCACAGAGAGCCAGAGGCCTCATTCGGATTCCTATCATCTCGGTTTCGGGTCTTGGTATACGATGCACGGGGCAGCGGACGCAGCGACCTCAAAGGACCTTATACCCATGACCGGTGGGCTGCAGATATCGACGAACTTAG AATATGGGCTGGCTCAGAACCAATCATCCTGGCTGCCGGCTCCTATGGTGGTTGTATCGCCCTCGAGTATGCCATCAAATACCCCAACCACGTATCAGCTCTTATCCTCAGAGGAATATGGGCATCCGGCCCTAAGGGCGCCATGTATCGCCTCAAATCAGTTCTCACATCTCCTCGAGTGAAGGTCGATCCAGATCGCCAGTACCGATCCTGGACGGGCACTTTACAAAACAACAACGATCTTTTAGCCAGTGTCACCGAAATCTCCCCCATTTACACAACAGAAAAGCCCAAGAGCAGTTCTACCCCGACCTTCCTAGATCCAAGAAAGCTGATCCTGCATTACGAAACGCACAACTTCGCCATGAGCTACAATCAGCCGCGGTACGATGTGCGGCCAAAACTGGGAGACATCTCGGCGCCAACTTTGATCCTTGTCGGACGGCATGACCATGTTGCGCCTGTGGAATTTAGTGAGGAAATACACGGTTTGATGCAGAACTCCCAGTTGACTGTTTTTGAAAACTCTTCGCATGGCCCGCCTACAGAGGAGCCGGAGACGTTCCAGCAGAGAGTGAATATGTTCCTCGACTATTATCGGCTATAA